From the genome of Meiothermus sp. CFH 77666:
TCGAAATGCAGCGCAACCCGCGCTTCTGGATCAAGCCCCCTGGCGGTGAAGACAAATACGTCCAGAAGGTAATTTATCGCATCATTCAAAACACCAACTCGCTCCTGGTGGCCATTCTGGGTGGGGGAATTGACGCGGCCTCGAGCGTCTCAATCACTTTCGACCAGGCCCGCAGCAAGCAGCTTACCAGCCGTGCACCTGGGCGCTTTGAAATCTGGACCGTCTCCACTCCCTTCTTCGAGCACCTGGAGATCAACCAGTTCACCAATGTGCAACGGGTCAAAGACCTCCAGCTCGACAACGTCAAGACGCGGCAAGCCCTGATCTTTGCCATGAACCGCGAGGGCATTACCAAAGCCTTCTTTGACGGGCTCTACACGGTGGCCCCTACCTGGGTTTCCCCGCAGAACCCCATGTTCAACCCCAACGTTGCCAAGTATCCGTATAACCCCGAGCGGGCCCGCCAGCTGCTGGCCGAGCTGGGGTGGCGGCCTGGCCCGGACGGCATTCTGCAGCGTACCGTAGACGGTCGCACGGTGCGCTTCGAGATCGAGTGGGCTACCACTGCGGGCAACCAGGTGCGTGAACGCATTCAGCAGTTTGTGGCGGAGAACTATCGCCAGGTGGGCATCGCGGTACGGGTAAACAACTCGCCCAGTGCGGTTCTCTTGAGTTCTCAGTACCGCTCGAGGGCCCAGGAAGGCACCTGGACGGGCTTCCTGCACTTCGCCTTCAGCATGGGTCAGGCCGACGATGGCGTGCGTTCGGCTTGCCGTGACGACGAAGGCAAGCTGGTGTATGTTCCGACCCGTGAAAACGGCTTCCGCGGCCTGAACTTTGGCGGCTGGTGTAACGAGGAATACGATCGCCTTAGAAACCAGGCGGTGGTGGAATTCGACGTGAACCGTCGCAAGCAGCTCTTTGCCCGCATGCAGGAGATCTGGGCGAACGAAGTGGCGATGATTCCGCTTTACTTTGTTTCCGATGCGCGAATTTTCCGGATAGGGCTGGTCAACTACGTCTCGTCCACGTTTGCTAGCTCGGCCTACCCAACCATCGAGCCCTGGTTGATTGGCTGGCAGTCCAGAGGGGCCCAGAAGGTCTACGATCAGGCCAAATACGGCCAACCCATCAAGTAGAGCGCTCTTCATAAAACTCGAGCCATCCAGGATTCAGAATCCTTTGTCCTGGACGGAACAGTGGCCGCCTGTATGGGCGGCCACACCAGTTAAGAGCGAGATAACCGGGCTTCTGTTGGCGTAGCCCCCTCCAGGCCGGAGGGGGAGTTCTCTTTTGGATAAGAAACATCCACCATTCGGTGGATAGTTGTGAGGGGGCTCACAGATACAAAAAAGGTCAAGGGGCGGTAATATGGGCCTGTGTTTGCTTACACGATTCGCCGACTGCTGCAAATGATTCCATTGTTGTTTGCAGCCTCTGTAGTGATCTTTACTTTGTTGGCCCTACAACCCGGAGACCCGCTGGACGAACTGCGCCAGCAGAACCCCCGCATCACCGCCGAACAGCTGGAACAACTGCGCCGGGCCTACGGCCTCGACCAGCCCATCTACGTACGCTACTTCAAGTGGCTTGGGCGGGCTTTGCAGGGCGATTTTGGTCAGTCCCGTACCTACGCCTCTCCTGCGGGGCAGATCATTTTTGGTCAGCGCCTGCCGCGCACGCTGGTGCTCTCCGGAGCGGCCTTGACACTGGCCTTGCTGGTGGCCATCCCGGTGGGGATATTTTCGGCGGTGCGGCAGTATAGCCGCGCCGATTACGCCATCACCTTTTTGTCGTTTGTAGGGTTTTCCATGCCCATTTTCTTCCTGGGCATCTTACTACTGTATGTGTTCGCATTTTGGTTGCCTGAGCGAATACCGTGGTTTCCTAAGTTCCCGGTGCAGAGTATCTCCGACCTTCAGTGGTCGCAGGTTGTTAGCGGCGAAATTGGCTTCTGGCAGTTTATTGGGGACTGGGCCTTCAAGCTAATCCTGCCGGTGATCGCCCTCTCAACCATTCAGATGGCTTCCTGGACCCGTTATATGCGCGCAAGCCTGCTGGAAGTCTTGAACCAGGATTACGTCCGCACCGCCCGTGCTAAGGGGTTGGGCGAGCGGATTGTGCTCTATAAGCACGCCCTGCGCAATGCCCTGATTCCCATCGTGACTCTGGTTGGTCTGGCCATTCCCGGGGTCTTTGGTGGAGCCGTTATCACCGAAACGATATTCTCATATCCCGGCATGGGTCGGGCTATTCTGGACTCACTGATTGAAAAAGACTACAACGTCGCCATGGCAGCCCTGGCTTTTTTGGCCGTGCTGACGGCAATGTTCAACCTGCTGGCCGACCTGATGTATGCGGTGGTAGATCCCCGCATCCGCTATAGTTAGGGGGTTCTATGGCTGCTATCGCTACTGCTCCAAAACAAAAATCCCAGTCAACCTGGGCTTTGGCTTGGCGCCGCTTCAAGAAACACAAAGCGGCTATGGTTTCTCTCTGGATTGTGGTTGCGCTAGTTCTCATGGCTATACTGGCTCCATGGATTGCTCCTTATAGTCCGACTGCGCAACCCACGGGTGATGACCTGGCTTCCAAGTATTACCTGGGACCCACCCGTGAACACCTGCTGGGTACCGATGACCTAGGTCGTGATGTGTTATCGCGTATCATGTACGGTGCTCGAATCTCTTTGCTGGTTGGATTTGTGGCAGCCTTAGCTTCCGCTCTAATTGGAACTACCCTGGGCGTCATTGCAGGGTACTTCTCTGGACGTCCTTTGCGTTTCTACATTGGGCCCTTCGCAAAGGTACAGGGGGGATGGAAGCCAGGGCCTTTCGCAGTTTGGCGTGTTTTCTCGTGGGTACTTTTGTATGCAGCGCTATTTTTTGTGGCAGAACTCGCCTGGCGGCTAGCGGGCCCTAATGTTGAGGCGCTCCTATCCGGTAACAACTCATTCAACAATTTTGCATCCCTTCTTGGCCTGATTCTCACCTGGGGTGTTGTGCTGGCTGTTGGGGCGTGGGGTCTGTTCGGCCAGGGGCGCCTGGATCTTGATGTGGTGATTTCTCGGTTCATGGATTTCATGCTTACGATACCCGAGTTGCCTCTGCTCTTGGTTCTATCCGCCCTGCTTCGTGATACCCAGGGAGTTGCCGGACAATGGGCAGCCTCGGTTTTTCAGGAGGGAGCCTCGGTATTCATCATCATCACCATCATCGTGCTGTTTGGCTGGATCGGCACAGGGCGGCTAATCCGGGGGGCGGTACTGAGCTTGCGGGAACAGGACTTCACGGCGGCTGCCCAGGCGCTTGGGGCGAGCGAGGCTAGAATCATGTTCCGCCACCTGGTGCCCAATGCCTTGGCTCCACTGATAGTGAACGCCACCCTAGCGGTTGGCGGGGCTATCATTACCGAAGCCGCTCTATCGTTTCTGGGCTTTGGCATTCAGCCGCCGGTAGCCACCTGGGGCAATATGCTCAACAATGCCCAGGTATACGTTTTTGATGCACCCTGGCTGGCGCTGGCGCCGGGTTTCATGATCTTCCTGACAGTGCTGGCCTTCAACTATCTGGGGGATGGCCTGCGGGACGCGCTCGACCCGCGCAGCAGGCTCTAGCGGGATTGGCATTCGGTCCTGGGGGTCTTTGGTTCCCCCAGGATTTTTGTTGAGCTTTTTTGTGGCCCTCACAGAAGGGGGCTGTTTGCATACACGTGTGCAGATTGCAGCCAGCGTTTAGGGTGGAGGGCTGTATTGTAGGGGAATGCGTGTGGTGTTATTGGGTAGCTTTCTGGCTTTATTACCGCTTGCTTTTGCCCAGAGCGAATCTGCTGTTACATGGGACTGCGCGGTTCCAGCGGAGAAGGTGGTTTGTTTGCAGCCCTCGGGGCTGGTGCAGTTTGGTCTCAGTCGGAATGGAGCCCTCAACCAGCCTGCGCCCCTGGAGCCTGCACTGGCTTTGGGCGCTCGTTTACAAGTTCAGACGCTTTGGGAAGGCGTTGGGTATTTTGCAGACCTGGGCATCTGGTACGAAGGGGCAGTGCAGTTTGGCCTTCTGGAGGCCTTTGCCCAGGCCGACCTGGGGGAGTTTGGTGTGAGTTTTGGCAAGCGCCGCGATTACAGCGGTCCCTGGGACGATACCTTGATGGGGCGGGATGGGCGCTGGGGGGTGTTTGGCCGGTATCGGCCTGCGGAGGTGCCCTGGCTGGGACTTGAAGCGGCCTATCTGCCCAACACGGGACTGGCTGGTGGACAGGGTTTTGTAGGGGTTTCGGCGGAAATCTTGAGAGTTGGTACCTTTA
Proteins encoded in this window:
- a CDS encoding ABC transporter permease; this encodes MAAIATAPKQKSQSTWALAWRRFKKHKAAMVSLWIVVALVLMAILAPWIAPYSPTAQPTGDDLASKYYLGPTREHLLGTDDLGRDVLSRIMYGARISLLVGFVAALASALIGTTLGVIAGYFSGRPLRFYIGPFAKVQGGWKPGPFAVWRVFSWVLLYAALFFVAELAWRLAGPNVEALLSGNNSFNNFASLLGLILTWGVVLAVGAWGLFGQGRLDLDVVISRFMDFMLTIPELPLLLVLSALLRDTQGVAGQWAASVFQEGASVFIIITIIVLFGWIGTGRLIRGAVLSLREQDFTAAAQALGASEARIMFRHLVPNALAPLIVNATLAVGGAIITEAALSFLGFGIQPPVATWGNMLNNAQVYVFDAPWLALAPGFMIFLTVLAFNYLGDGLRDALDPRSRL
- a CDS encoding ABC transporter permease, producing the protein MFAYTIRRLLQMIPLLFAASVVIFTLLALQPGDPLDELRQQNPRITAEQLEQLRRAYGLDQPIYVRYFKWLGRALQGDFGQSRTYASPAGQIIFGQRLPRTLVLSGAALTLALLVAIPVGIFSAVRQYSRADYAITFLSFVGFSMPIFFLGILLLYVFAFWLPERIPWFPKFPVQSISDLQWSQVVSGEIGFWQFIGDWAFKLILPVIALSTIQMASWTRYMRASLLEVLNQDYVRTARAKGLGERIVLYKHALRNALIPIVTLVGLAIPGVFGGAVITETIFSYPGMGRAILDSLIEKDYNVAMAALAFLAVLTAMFNLLADLMYAVVDPRIRYS
- a CDS encoding peptide ABC transporter substrate-binding protein; protein product: MKKKLFALMLLSGLALAGPQDNSLIIGAAQEPRVLAGDVVNAISNQSIKFEIENFLFAPIVQTNRDLDVIPVVVTEVPTVQNNRLRFVNVRPGVRRLELDYTIRPDAVWSDGRPISTEDVALYFEMGKTRGVPSTNVDFFDRATLRVRDARNFTVSLEPAYFYDLDINQVYYAPNHIMRAEWDKAKAAAAQTNDTARQAEIFRNFFAQFSNPQYLNSGRMVYSGPFTLTRWVPGSTIEMQRNPRFWIKPPGGEDKYVQKVIYRIIQNTNSLLVAILGGGIDAASSVSITFDQARSKQLTSRAPGRFEIWTVSTPFFEHLEINQFTNVQRVKDLQLDNVKTRQALIFAMNREGITKAFFDGLYTVAPTWVSPQNPMFNPNVAKYPYNPERARQLLAELGWRPGPDGILQRTVDGRTVRFEIEWATTAGNQVRERIQQFVAENYRQVGIAVRVNNSPSAVLLSSQYRSRAQEGTWTGFLHFAFSMGQADDGVRSACRDDEGKLVYVPTRENGFRGLNFGGWCNEEYDRLRNQAVVEFDVNRRKQLFARMQEIWANEVAMIPLYFVSDARIFRIGLVNYVSSTFASSAYPTIEPWLIGWQSRGAQKVYDQAKYGQPIK